The proteins below come from a single Nitrospirota bacterium genomic window:
- a CDS encoding alpha/beta hydrolase, translating into MLNSHPVMTIKHWLLFVLHKLIDWFTRVLAWVGYRLHPEANPNRYGVDLIRDIPYSGSGNSAHRLDVYRPRSDKPLPTLMYIHGGGFTVCSKSTHQIFALVFSSQKYVVFNVNYRLAPIHRYPAAIEDVCTALLWILDHAREYGADPDQLVIAGESAGGNLTAALAYIITHRREEAFARAAFDRQPNIRAVLPIYGIHDLNDIPRFWRNPDKARKMSWAIKGELQWCADAYVGDAPELAPLAHPLRRFTEPPPDGSRPLPPFFIPVGTADPLLDDSRRLHAAIQARGGSSELHIYPGEIHGFNAMLWRSNAQAKWKALFSFLSRHVPGAPPVNLRFTQQPSSHPIP; encoded by the coding sequence GTGTTAAACTCCCACCCCGTCATGACGATCAAGCACTGGCTCCTGTTCGTCCTCCACAAATTGATTGATTGGTTCACTCGCGTTCTCGCGTGGGTCGGCTACCGGCTCCACCCCGAGGCCAATCCAAATCGGTATGGCGTCGATCTGATCCGGGATATTCCCTACTCCGGTTCGGGAAATTCCGCGCACCGGCTCGATGTCTACCGTCCCAGGTCCGACAAGCCCCTGCCCACGCTGATGTACATCCACGGCGGCGGGTTCACCGTTTGCTCCAAGAGCACCCACCAGATCTTCGCGCTTGTCTTCTCCTCACAAAAATACGTCGTCTTCAACGTCAATTATCGGCTCGCACCCATTCATCGGTACCCGGCTGCCATCGAAGACGTCTGCACCGCCCTCCTCTGGATTCTCGATCACGCCCGCGAGTACGGAGCCGATCCGGATCAGCTCGTCATCGCCGGTGAATCGGCCGGAGGGAACCTCACGGCAGCCCTCGCCTACATCATCACACACCGCCGCGAGGAGGCCTTCGCGCGGGCCGCTTTCGATCGCCAACCCAACATCCGCGCGGTCCTTCCGATCTACGGCATCCATGATCTGAATGACATTCCTCGCTTCTGGCGCAATCCGGACAAGGCTAGAAAAATGTCCTGGGCCATCAAAGGCGAACTCCAGTGGTGTGCTGACGCCTACGTGGGCGATGCGCCGGAATTGGCCCCACTCGCCCATCCTCTGCGGCGTTTCACCGAGCCGCCCCCGGACGGCTCACGCCCGTTGCCCCCGTTCTTCATCCCCGTCGGCACCGCCGATCCCCTGCTGGACGACTCCCGCCGCCTCCACGCCGCGATTCAAGCCCGTGGTGGCTCCAGCGAACTGCACATCTACCCCGGCGAAATCCACGGCTTCAACGCGATGCTCTGGCGCTCAAACGCGCAAGCCAAATGGAAGGCTCTTTTCAGCTTCCTCAGCCGGCACGTTCCCGGCGCCCCACCCGTCAACCTCCGGTTCACGCAACAGCCATCTTCCCACCCAATACCGTAA
- a CDS encoding HEPN domain-containing protein — protein MKNGSKYQAWVSKAEADFKAAAKLVSLRQKGMPDIVCFHAQQCVEKYLKGFLTLHNIMFPKTHDLRELLDLASGIDPLVQVVRDAAIGLNVYAVTVRYPGDEATPAEARAAVKTMKKLRAFLRKKLGSRR, from the coding sequence ATGAAAAACGGCAGTAAGTACCAGGCTTGGGTCAGCAAGGCCGAGGCCGATTTCAAGGCTGCGGCGAAATTGGTGTCCTTGCGTCAAAAAGGGATGCCTGACATTGTTTGTTTCCACGCGCAGCAGTGCGTTGAGAAATATCTCAAGGGGTTCCTGACGCTGCACAATATCATGTTTCCGAAGACACACGATCTTCGGGAGCTGCTGGACCTGGCGTCCGGCATCGATCCCTTGGTGCAGGTCGTCAGGGATGCTGCCATCGGCCTAAATGTTTATGCGGTGACCGTGCGCTATCCCGGTGATGAAGCGACGCCTGCGGAGGCGAGGGCCGCCGTGAAGACCATGAAGAAGCTCCGGGCGTTTCTCAGAAAGAAACTGGGATCGCGAAGATAG
- a CDS encoding methyltransferase domain-containing protein, with amino-acid sequence MDTNRVRRTYSVFARLYNIWGWMVARHAHRKALELAGIREGERLVEVAVGTGLMFSKAAVLNRSGLNVGLDLTPSMLVQARNRLHSAGTDGAIFGVANMLAIPLRPAVFDLILNIFVLDLLRPEDIAASLAECHRVLRVGGRIVVVDRVKAETWYHKLFEWFYRLFPSLWGGGRGTSVGPALAAAGFQEIRTERADHWSFPVEVIRAFRPRGEIS; translated from the coding sequence ATGGACACGAATCGGGTGCGACGGACGTATTCCGTTTTCGCGCGTCTTTACAACATCTGGGGTTGGATGGTGGCCCGGCACGCGCACCGCAAGGCCCTCGAATTGGCCGGGATCCGAGAAGGGGAGCGTCTTGTGGAGGTGGCGGTGGGAACCGGCCTCATGTTCTCCAAGGCCGCCGTGCTCAACCGATCGGGATTGAACGTCGGGCTGGATCTGACTCCTTCCATGCTGGTGCAGGCGAGGAATCGGCTTCACTCGGCGGGCACGGATGGAGCGATCTTCGGGGTAGCGAACATGCTGGCCATCCCGCTCAGGCCCGCCGTGTTCGATCTCATTCTGAATATTTTCGTGCTCGATCTCCTGCGACCGGAGGATATCGCCGCTTCCCTTGCGGAATGCCACCGAGTCCTCCGCGTGGGCGGACGGATCGTGGTCGTGGACCGGGTGAAAGCGGAGACCTGGTATCACAAACTGTTCGAATGGTTCTACCGCCTGTTTCCGAGCTTGTGGGGGGGCGGACGCGGGACTTCGGTTGGTCCCGCGCTGGCCGCCGCCGGATTCCAAGAGATCCGGACTGAGCGAGCGGACCATTGGTCGTTTCCGGTGGAGGTGATTCGCGCGTTCAGGCCGCGGGGCGAGATCTCGTAG
- a CDS encoding nucleotidyltransferase domain-containing protein, whose protein sequence is MARKVVHNGRGLRKVPRSAILEIRDRIVRNFNPIKVILFGSYAYGRPTVDSDVDILVIMNSRKRPSRRRYEAYKACDIPFTPMDILVLTPGEVRKRLKWFDPFLDEVLAKGQILYEKRQ, encoded by the coding sequence ATGGCTCGCAAGGTCGTTCACAACGGTCGGGGACTCCGGAAGGTGCCGCGCAGCGCCATTCTGGAGATTCGCGACCGTATCGTGCGGAACTTCAATCCCATCAAGGTGATCCTTTTCGGATCGTATGCCTATGGCAGACCGACAGTGGACAGCGACGTGGATATTCTGGTCATCATGAACAGCCGCAAGCGGCCTTCGCGTAGGCGATATGAGGCGTACAAGGCATGTGACATTCCGTTCACCCCAATGGACATTCTTGTTTTGACCCCGGGGGAGGTCCGGAAGCGTCTAAAGTGGTTCGATCCCTTCCTCGACGAAGTTCTTGCGAAGGGGCAAATTCTATATGAAAAACGGCAGTAA